A window of Flavobacterium flavigenum contains these coding sequences:
- a CDS encoding BlaI/MecI/CopY family transcriptional regulator — protein MQLSNSEEQLMEHLWKLEKAFMKELLEAYPEPKPATTTVATLLKRMIDKKFVAYKEFGNSREYYPLVKKTDYFSKHVKGLISNFFNNSASQFASFFTTETNLSASELEELKKIIDSEIQKKKK, from the coding sequence ATGCAATTATCAAACTCAGAAGAACAATTAATGGAGCATCTCTGGAAACTTGAAAAAGCCTTCATGAAAGAGCTGCTCGAAGCGTACCCAGAGCCAAAACCGGCAACCACAACAGTTGCAACGCTTTTAAAACGTATGATTGACAAGAAATTTGTTGCTTACAAAGAATTCGGAAATTCAAGGGAATATTATCCATTGGTTAAAAAAACAGATTATTTCTCCAAACATGTAAAAGGTCTGATTAGCAATTTCTTTAATAATTCGGCTTCACAATTCGCTTCTTTCTTTACCACCGAAACCAATTTATCAGCTTCGGAACTGGAAGAACTCAAAAAAATAATCGATTCAGAAATTCAAAAGAAGAAAAAATGA
- a CDS encoding M56 family metallopeptidase: protein MISYLLKSGLLLFLFYAAYNLLLENEKMFRFNRAYLLLSLAFSFLVPLQIISLQSDANNEIGYFSLDELVIQKSNESLKSLVDYLNLPNVIFGIYSLVVSVLIIRFVLNLYSLCKKIKANETQFINGEKIILIEESILPHSFWDRIFINKSAFENNKIPSELIAHEKAHLQQKHTLDILFIEILQIVFWFNPILVLYKKAIKLNHEFLADEAVNIRYNSISKYQNLLLEIASDKTSINLASTINYLITQKRFVMMTKKESKIKSALKAFAVVAFSGLLLFVFSHKSTAQENKEKLNDDSQTIPVDPIETQPEFPGGKEAFYKFIGENFKMPPEADKNKVNGKLYLQFVVEKEGSLSEIKVLKDLGYGLGNEAIRVLKLSPKWTSGNINGKPVRILYSLPITIQSAN from the coding sequence ATGATAAGCTATCTTTTAAAATCCGGATTACTGCTTTTTCTTTTTTATGCAGCCTATAATTTATTGCTGGAAAACGAAAAGATGTTTCGTTTTAATCGTGCTTACCTGCTTCTAAGTTTAGCATTTAGCTTTTTAGTTCCACTACAAATCATTTCATTACAATCTGATGCTAATAATGAAATAGGATATTTTAGTTTAGATGAATTAGTGATTCAAAAAAGCAATGAAAGTTTAAAATCATTAGTTGATTATCTAAACTTACCTAATGTTATTTTTGGAATTTACTCTCTTGTAGTTTCGGTTTTAATTATTCGTTTCGTATTGAATCTGTATTCATTATGTAAAAAAATTAAAGCAAATGAAACACAATTTATAAACGGAGAGAAAATCATTTTAATAGAAGAAAGTATTTTGCCACACTCGTTTTGGGATAGAATTTTCATTAATAAATCAGCATTCGAAAACAACAAAATCCCATCAGAATTAATAGCGCATGAAAAAGCGCACTTGCAGCAAAAACATACTTTGGATATTCTGTTTATAGAAATTTTACAAATTGTGTTTTGGTTTAATCCAATCCTTGTTTTATACAAAAAAGCGATTAAACTTAATCATGAATTTCTGGCAGATGAAGCAGTTAATATTCGATACAATTCAATTTCAAAGTATCAGAATTTATTACTTGAAATAGCTTCAGATAAAACCAGTATTAATTTGGCGAGTACTATCAATTATTTAATAACCCAAAAACGTTTTGTTATGATGACCAAAAAAGAATCCAAAATCAAATCGGCTCTAAAAGCATTTGCTGTAGTTGCATTTTCAGGTTTACTATTATTTGTATTTAGTCATAAAAGTACTGCTCAAGAAAATAAGGAAAAATTAAATGATGACAGTCAAACAATTCCTGTTGACCCAATTGAAACACAGCCCGAATTTCCCGGCGGAAAAGAGGCGTTTTATAAATTTATAGGAGAAAATTTTAAAATGCCACCAGAGGCTGATAAAAACAAAGTTAATGGGAAACTTTATCTTCAATTTGTAGTGGAAAAAGAAGGCTCTTTATCTGAAATCAAAGTTTTAAAAGATTTAGGTTATGGACTGGGAAATGAAGCAATTCGAGTATTGAAACTGTCCCCAAAATGGACTTCGGGAAATATAAATGGAAAACCGGTTAGGATTTTATATAGCCTCCCCATAACTATTCAATCAGCAAATTAA
- a CDS encoding saccharopine dehydrogenase family protein, with translation MRHVLIIGAGRSASSLIRYLLSKSESENLHIIVADLSLALAEKKINNHPNATPIALNIFDVEERKAAIEKASIVISMLPAYLHIEIAKDCLQYKKHLVTASYISDAMMELDEEVRKNNLIFMNEIGLDPGIDHMSAMKVIDEIRAKGGKMLLFESFCGGLVAPESDNNLWNYKFTWAPRNVVLAGQGGAAKFIQEGTYKYIPYGTLFRRTEFLEVEGYGKFEAYSNRDSLKYRSIYGLDEILTLYRGTIRRVGFSKAWNMFVQLGMTDDSYIMEDSENMSYRQFTNSFLPYHPTDSVEIKMRLILKIDQDDIMWDKLLELDLFNPNKKVNLPNATPAQILEKILTDSWTLQPDDKDMIVMYHKFGYELNGDKRQIDSKMVCIGDDQTYTAMAKTVGLPVAIATLLILNGKITTPGVQLPINREVYFPILEELESYGVVFYEQSMPYFGYNPDLF, from the coding sequence ATGAGGCATGTTTTAATCATTGGAGCCGGAAGATCCGCATCATCTTTGATACGGTATTTACTTTCAAAATCTGAAAGCGAAAACCTGCATATTATTGTGGCTGATTTATCTTTGGCCCTGGCCGAAAAAAAAATAAACAACCACCCCAATGCCACCCCAATTGCCCTGAATATTTTTGATGTTGAAGAAAGGAAAGCTGCCATAGAAAAAGCTTCAATCGTTATTTCGATGCTTCCTGCATATTTGCACATTGAAATTGCAAAAGACTGTCTGCAATATAAAAAACATCTCGTTACCGCTTCCTATATCAGCGATGCCATGATGGAACTTGACGAAGAAGTCCGAAAAAACAATTTGATTTTCATGAATGAAATAGGCCTCGATCCCGGAATAGATCATATGAGTGCCATGAAAGTTATTGACGAAATCAGAGCAAAAGGTGGTAAAATGTTGCTTTTCGAATCGTTTTGTGGAGGTCTCGTAGCTCCGGAGTCAGATAACAATTTGTGGAATTACAAATTTACCTGGGCACCGCGAAATGTAGTATTGGCCGGTCAGGGTGGTGCAGCAAAATTTATTCAGGAAGGTACTTATAAATACATTCCATACGGAACTTTATTTCGCAGGACAGAGTTTCTTGAGGTAGAAGGCTATGGTAAATTTGAGGCCTATTCTAACCGTGATTCGCTTAAATATCGTTCTATTTATGGTTTGGATGAGATTCTGACTTTATACAGAGGAACAATCAGAAGAGTGGGTTTTTCGAAAGCCTGGAACATGTTTGTGCAATTAGGCATGACCGACGACAGTTACATCATGGAAGATTCCGAAAATATGAGTTACCGTCAATTTACCAATTCGTTTTTACCTTACCACCCAACGGATTCGGTTGAAATAAAAATGCGCCTAATTTTAAAAATCGATCAGGACGATATAATGTGGGACAAACTTTTGGAACTGGATTTATTTAACCCCAATAAAAAAGTGAACCTGCCTAATGCAACTCCGGCACAGATTTTAGAAAAAATACTTACCGACAGCTGGACACTACAGCCCGATGATAAAGATATGATTGTAATGTACCATAAATTTGGCTATGAACTCAACGGTGACAAAAGACAAATCGACTCAAAAATGGTTTGCATTGGCGACGATCAGACGTATACTGCAATGGCAAAAACTGTGGGACTTCCGGTGGCTATTGCGACCTTGTTGATTTTGAACGGAAAAATTACAACTCCCGGTGTGCAGCTCCCAATCAATAGAGAAGTGTATTTCCCTATTTTAGAAGAATTAGAAAGTTACGGAGTTGTTTTCTATGAACAAAGCATGCCGTATTTTGGATACAATCCGGACTTGTTTTAA
- a CDS encoding DUF423 domain-containing protein translates to MERKIIITAAIFGMLAIILGAFGAHALKAILTQEQLTSFETGVRYQMYHAFFLFFVASRTELTLKTLRVIYNLVLAGVLLFSGSIFLLTTKNATTIDFKIIGFVTPIGGFLLIFAWLVLLVTFFRKKS, encoded by the coding sequence ATGGAAAGAAAAATAATTATTACAGCTGCTATATTCGGAATGTTGGCCATTATTTTGGGCGCTTTTGGTGCACATGCCTTAAAGGCGATCTTGACTCAGGAGCAATTGACCAGTTTTGAAACCGGTGTTCGCTATCAAATGTATCATGCTTTCTTTTTATTTTTTGTGGCGTCACGTACAGAATTGACTTTAAAGACACTAAGAGTGATTTATAATTTAGTTCTGGCGGGTGTACTTTTATTCTCAGGTTCGATTTTTTTACTGACTACAAAAAACGCTACCACTATTGACTTCAAAATTATAGGATTCGTAACTCCAATTGGCGGATTCCTATTAATCTTCGCCTGGTTAGTCCTTTTAGTTACTTTTTTTAGGAAAAAATCATAA
- the pckA gene encoding phosphoenolpyruvate carboxykinase (ATP), whose product METNTLSTKSISLNNLGIKNANVHYQLSPEELHALTIEAGQGIESSTGALAINTGEFTGRSPQDRFIVKDSITEDKVWWGNVNIPFSPDAFEKLYNKVTQFLSDKEVFVRDSYVCSDANYRLNVRVVTETAWSNLFCYNMFLRPEESELPNFTPEWTVICAPGFMADPAVDGTRQSNFAILDFTKKVALIGGTGYTGEMKKGIFSALNFILPVFENTLPMHCSANVGEAGDTAIFFGLSGTGKTTLSADPERKLIGDDEHGWTSENTVFNFEGGCYAKVINLSEENEPDIFRAIKKGALLENVVFKAGTNEVDYDNVSITQNTRVSYPITHIDNIQPGSIGHNPKNIFFLTADSFGILPPISKLTPGQAAYHFISGYTAKVAGTEAGVTEPQPNFSACFGAPFMPLHPTKYAEMLSKKMKDADVKVWLINTGWTGGAYGTGTRMKLKYTRAMITAALNGELDNVEYINHKVFGIAKPQSCPNVPSEILNPRNTWEDPALYDKKALELAQKFKANFAKFEEFANAEILAGAPITE is encoded by the coding sequence ATGGAGACGAATACACTTTCCACGAAATCGATTTCGCTAAATAATTTAGGAATCAAAAACGCAAATGTTCACTATCAGTTATCTCCAGAAGAGTTACATGCTTTAACAATAGAGGCGGGACAGGGTATTGAAAGCTCTACAGGAGCATTGGCGATTAATACAGGTGAATTTACCGGACGTTCTCCACAAGACCGTTTTATTGTAAAAGACAGTATAACAGAAGATAAAGTTTGGTGGGGAAATGTAAATATTCCGTTTTCACCGGATGCTTTCGAAAAACTATATAATAAGGTAACACAATTTTTATCAGATAAAGAAGTTTTTGTACGCGATTCATATGTTTGCTCTGATGCCAATTACAGATTAAATGTTCGGGTTGTTACAGAAACTGCCTGGTCTAATTTGTTTTGCTACAATATGTTTCTACGTCCCGAAGAATCTGAACTGCCAAATTTCACTCCTGAGTGGACTGTAATCTGTGCACCAGGTTTTATGGCAGATCCTGCTGTTGATGGTACACGGCAGTCTAATTTTGCTATTTTGGATTTTACTAAAAAAGTAGCACTTATTGGAGGAACAGGCTACACTGGAGAAATGAAAAAAGGAATTTTCTCAGCTTTGAATTTCATTTTACCAGTCTTCGAAAATACATTGCCAATGCACTGCAGTGCCAATGTGGGGGAAGCTGGAGATACTGCAATTTTCTTCGGATTATCGGGAACCGGAAAAACTACCTTATCAGCAGATCCGGAACGTAAATTAATCGGAGATGATGAACATGGATGGACAAGTGAAAACACTGTTTTTAATTTTGAAGGCGGCTGTTATGCCAAAGTAATCAACTTATCTGAAGAAAATGAGCCGGATATTTTCAGGGCGATCAAAAAAGGAGCGCTTTTGGAAAACGTGGTTTTCAAAGCAGGCACTAATGAAGTTGACTATGATAATGTTTCAATTACGCAAAATACACGCGTGAGTTATCCAATAACACATATCGATAATATTCAGCCGGGTTCTATTGGTCACAATCCTAAAAATATATTTTTCTTAACGGCTGATTCTTTCGGAATCCTGCCTCCAATCTCAAAACTGACTCCAGGTCAGGCGGCTTATCATTTTATCTCAGGCTATACTGCAAAAGTAGCCGGAACAGAAGCCGGTGTAACAGAACCTCAGCCAAACTTTTCAGCTTGTTTTGGAGCACCATTTATGCCTTTACATCCAACGAAATATGCTGAAATGTTAAGCAAAAAAATGAAAGATGCTGATGTAAAAGTATGGTTAATCAATACCGGATGGACTGGAGGAGCTTACGGAACCGGAACCCGTATGAAGTTAAAATACACACGTGCTATGATTACGGCAGCTCTAAACGGAGAACTGGATAATGTCGAGTACATAAACCATAAAGTATTTGGAATCGCCAAACCACAATCCTGCCCGAATGTTCCAAGTGAAATTTTAAATCCGAGAAATACATGGGAAGATCCTGCGTTATATGATAAAAAGGCATTAGAATTAGCTCAGAAATTCAAAGCTAATTTTGCCAAATTTGAAGAATTTGCGAATGCTGAAATCTTAGCAGGCGCACCGATTACAGAATAA
- a CDS encoding phytase, producing the protein MKNKSIIAFLLLALSFTACKNDKLAPVAPNAVKPTAVTEALPHDTDDPSIWINPTDATKSIIVGTDKDTDGGLYAFDLNGKILKKSIPLKRPNNVDIAYGLVVDGKKIDIAVTTERESNKIRIFSLPDLEPIDNGGISVFEGEAQRDPMGISLYTRPTDGKIFAIVGRKSGPSGSYLWQYELFGNGKFATAKLVRKFGTYSGKKEIEALAVDNELGSVYYCDEQAGIRKYKADPALNDNKELAFFGQKDFKADHEGIAIYKKTDSTGYILVSNQQANTFMVYPREGVNGNPNTYKLLAEVPTSTIECDGADVTSVNLGSKYKNGLFVAMSNGMTFHYYAWDLIQKRIDESKK; encoded by the coding sequence ATGAAGAATAAATCTATAATTGCCTTTTTACTTTTAGCCCTTTCATTTACGGCTTGTAAAAATGATAAACTGGCTCCTGTTGCACCAAATGCGGTAAAACCAACAGCTGTTACAGAAGCTTTGCCTCACGATACTGATGATCCTTCGATCTGGATTAACCCAACTGATGCTACAAAAAGCATTATTGTAGGAACTGATAAAGATACAGACGGTGGTTTGTATGCTTTTGATTTAAACGGAAAAATCCTCAAAAAATCAATCCCTTTAAAACGCCCAAACAATGTTGATATCGCTTACGGATTGGTTGTTGATGGAAAAAAAATTGATATCGCAGTAACTACAGAACGAGAAAGCAACAAAATCAGAATCTTCAGTCTGCCTGACTTAGAACCAATTGACAACGGAGGTATTTCAGTTTTTGAAGGAGAAGCACAACGCGATCCAATGGGAATTTCTTTATACACACGCCCAACAGACGGTAAAATATTTGCTATTGTGGGAAGAAAATCAGGTCCTTCAGGAAGTTATTTATGGCAGTACGAACTTTTTGGAAACGGAAAATTTGCTACAGCAAAATTGGTTCGCAAATTTGGAACTTACAGCGGTAAAAAAGAAATCGAAGCCCTTGCTGTTGATAATGAATTAGGCTCAGTTTACTATTGTGACGAGCAGGCAGGAATCAGAAAATACAAAGCAGATCCTGCTTTAAACGATAATAAAGAATTAGCATTCTTTGGGCAAAAAGATTTCAAAGCCGATCATGAAGGAATTGCGATTTACAAAAAAACAGATTCTACGGGATATATCTTAGTTTCAAACCAGCAGGCGAATACTTTTATGGTTTATCCAAGAGAAGGGGTTAACGGAAATCCAAATACCTATAAATTACTGGCAGAAGTTCCAACTTCAACAATCGAATGCGATGGTGCCGATGTAACCAGTGTAAATTTAGGCTCAAAATACAAAAACGGACTTTTCGTAGCCATGAGCAACGGAATGACATTTCATTATTATGCCTGGGACTTGATACAGAAACGTATTGATGAATCCAAAAAATAA
- a CDS encoding TonB-dependent receptor, with the protein MRNFYVVAILFILTISGYAQKAIISGKVLDADDKLPLPGAMIQIVGENKYTVSDYNGRFELLNINVGTYQVTVKYIGYTSTTQEITVELGKNNVIDFSLKTTGTELNEVVVGDILKGQAKALNQQKNNKNIGNIISSDQVGRFPDANVGDALKRVPGITMQNDQGEARNIIIRGLAPSLNSVTLNGDRIPSAEGDNRNVQMDLIPSDMISTIEVNKTLTSDMDADAIGGSVNLVTRATPNGERISATLAGGYLPIREKASYTAGLVYGNRFLNNKLGMVVSGSYNNVDYGSDNIENEWVKDDFGNQYLQASEIRKYDVQRIRRSGSIALDYKFDENNSIFANAIYNWRDDRENRFRTTYDDIEPLYNGEEIIGFEGRVKRQTKGGADNNRNKNRRLEDQRVQNYSIRGEHLISSKLDLDWSANYAKAREYRPEERYIEYRQKGLDMFQDLSDTRFPLLTTAGESTDEFKFNSVSENTDETSESEFGAKVNIRFPFSVIAGEKGRLRTGLRLRLKEKERNNTFYAYEPINDGMELLSEVPTSYFDGKNFNPGSKYVPGTFASADFLGSLDLNNASLFDKEADPAEYLAVNYNAKERITAAYVRWDQDFNDKLSMVLGFRVENTHIDYTGNRVLDEEELESKINTTNSYTNLLPSISFQYNATKDLVLRAAATTALARPNYYALAPYVNNIAADKEITAGNPDLDVTYSYNYDFMAENYFKSVGLISGGVFYKKLHDFIYNYSDNQYTDAKFAADFPNQVNPIPAGENWSFLQSRNGDTVDVYGFEVAFQRKLDFLPGAFLKGFGIYVNYTYTKSEAKGIADEDGNERKNISLPGTAPHMFNGSLSWENKRFSARISTNFTSDYLDELGSESYKDSFYDKQFFLDANASYKITPKLRFFAEANNLTNQPLRYYQGIESNTKQAEYYQARYNFGLKLDL; encoded by the coding sequence ATGAGAAATTTTTATGTGGTAGCAATACTCTTTATATTAACCATATCAGGTTATGCTCAAAAAGCAATAATATCAGGAAAAGTATTAGATGCTGATGATAAACTTCCTTTGCCGGGAGCCATGATACAGATTGTTGGAGAAAACAAATATACTGTCTCTGACTACAATGGCCGTTTTGAATTGCTTAATATCAATGTTGGTACATATCAGGTAACGGTTAAATATATTGGATATACCTCCACTACTCAGGAAATAACAGTAGAACTGGGCAAAAACAACGTAATCGATTTTTCCCTTAAAACGACAGGAACAGAATTGAATGAGGTTGTAGTGGGTGACATCTTGAAAGGTCAGGCAAAAGCGCTGAACCAGCAAAAAAATAACAAAAATATAGGAAACATAATTTCATCAGATCAGGTAGGCCGTTTTCCGGATGCTAATGTAGGTGACGCATTAAAACGTGTTCCGGGTATCACGATGCAAAACGATCAGGGTGAAGCACGTAATATCATCATTAGAGGTTTGGCTCCTTCATTAAATTCTGTAACGTTAAACGGTGACCGAATTCCATCTGCAGAAGGTGACAACAGAAACGTTCAGATGGATTTGATACCTTCTGATATGATTTCGACTATCGAAGTAAACAAAACATTGACATCAGATATGGATGCTGATGCGATTGGAGGTTCTGTAAATCTAGTTACAAGGGCAACTCCAAATGGCGAAAGAATTTCAGCAACACTTGCAGGAGGTTATCTTCCAATTCGTGAAAAAGCGTCTTACACAGCCGGACTTGTTTATGGAAATCGCTTTTTAAATAATAAATTAGGAATGGTTGTAAGCGGATCTTATAATAATGTAGATTACGGTTCTGATAATATCGAAAACGAATGGGTAAAAGACGATTTCGGAAACCAGTATTTGCAAGCTTCAGAAATTAGAAAATACGATGTACAACGTATTCGCCGTAGCGGATCTATCGCTTTAGATTATAAATTTGATGAAAACAACAGTATTTTCGCCAATGCAATTTACAACTGGAGAGACGACAGGGAAAACCGTTTCAGAACTACTTATGATGATATTGAGCCACTTTATAACGGTGAAGAAATCATTGGTTTTGAAGGCCGTGTAAAACGTCAGACAAAAGGAGGTGCAGATAATAATCGCAATAAAAACAGAAGACTGGAAGATCAGCGAGTTCAGAATTATTCAATTCGTGGAGAACATTTAATCAGTTCAAAATTAGATTTAGACTGGTCTGCCAACTATGCAAAAGCAAGAGAATACCGTCCTGAAGAGCGTTACATCGAATACCGTCAAAAAGGTTTAGACATGTTCCAGGATTTATCTGACACAAGATTTCCTTTACTGACAACCGCTGGTGAATCTACAGATGAATTTAAATTTAACTCTGTTTCAGAAAATACTGACGAGACCAGCGAAAGCGAATTTGGAGCAAAAGTGAATATCCGTTTCCCTTTCTCTGTTATCGCAGGTGAAAAAGGAAGATTAAGAACCGGTCTTAGACTTCGTTTGAAAGAAAAAGAAAGAAACAATACTTTCTATGCTTACGAGCCAATCAATGACGGGATGGAATTATTATCTGAGGTTCCAACAAGCTATTTTGATGGAAAAAACTTTAATCCGGGAAGCAAATATGTACCGGGAACTTTTGCTTCGGCTGATTTCTTAGGCAGTTTAGATCTTAATAACGCCAGTTTATTTGATAAAGAAGCAGATCCGGCTGAATATTTGGCTGTTAATTATAACGCTAAAGAAAGAATTACTGCTGCTTATGTAAGATGGGATCAGGATTTTAATGATAAACTTTCAATGGTTTTGGGTTTCCGTGTTGAAAACACACACATTGATTATACAGGAAATCGTGTTTTAGATGAAGAAGAACTAGAAAGTAAAATCAATACCACAAACTCTTATACTAATTTATTGCCAAGTATATCATTCCAATACAACGCTACAAAAGATTTAGTTTTAAGAGCTGCTGCCACTACAGCTTTAGCGAGGCCAAATTATTATGCACTGGCACCTTATGTAAACAATATTGCGGCTGATAAAGAAATTACGGCTGGTAATCCGGATCTTGATGTAACCTATTCATATAATTATGATTTCATGGCTGAAAATTATTTCAAATCGGTTGGTTTGATTTCAGGAGGTGTTTTCTACAAAAAATTACATGATTTCATTTATAACTACAGTGATAATCAATACACAGATGCCAAATTTGCTGCAGATTTCCCAAATCAGGTAAATCCAATTCCTGCAGGCGAAAACTGGTCATTTTTACAATCAAGAAACGGTGATACTGTTGATGTTTATGGTTTTGAAGTAGCTTTTCAGCGTAAGTTAGACTTTTTGCCTGGTGCTTTCCTAAAAGGTTTCGGTATTTATGTAAATTATACTTATACTAAATCTGAAGCAAAAGGAATTGCTGATGAAGATGGAAATGAAAGAAAAAACATCAGTCTTCCTGGAACTGCTCCACACATGTTCAATGGATCATTATCGTGGGAGAACAAACGTTTCTCGGCGAGAATTTCTACGAACTTTACATCCGATTATTTAGATGAATTAGGTTCAGAATCTTACAAAGACAGTTTTTATGACAAACAGTTTTTCTTAGATGCGAATGCTTCCTATAAAATTACGCCTAAACTTCGCTTTTTTGCAGAAGCTAACAACTTAACAAATCAGCCGTTGCGTTACTATCAGGGAATTGAATCGAATACAAAACAAGCTGAATACTATCAGGCTCGTTACAATTTCGGATTGAAATTAGACTTATAA
- a CDS encoding DUF4407 domain-containing protein translates to MLKQFFILCSGADRDLLEGCSEGEQTKYVGIGATVFFTAVMAFLASAYALFTVFDSIYPALAFGLVWSLLIFNLDRFIVSTIKKRDRFMDEFLQATPRIMLAIIIAIVISKPLEIKIFEKEINTVLLKEKNEMELANKKQVGNYFQSDLDKNKADIAALKADIQKKEKEVNDLYSTYITEAEGTSGTKRLGKGPVYKEKREKHDAALKEFESLKTANEAKIAEKEKAGTQLQADLDKKVSQTQPIIEGFDGLMARINALNKLPWLPSFFIMLLFLAIETSPIIAKLLAPKGEFDIKQEEAETAMKATLEQNKYQRELLIKTSAEMHDKVYGDIAEDKNLYNLQRKNATDLLELQSHNFVEKQKATL, encoded by the coding sequence ATGTTAAAACAATTTTTTATCCTGTGCTCAGGAGCTGACCGGGATCTTCTCGAAGGCTGTTCAGAAGGCGAACAAACCAAATATGTTGGTATTGGTGCCACTGTTTTTTTTACTGCAGTTATGGCTTTTCTAGCCAGTGCTTATGCGCTTTTTACTGTTTTTGACTCTATCTATCCAGCCCTGGCTTTTGGATTGGTTTGGAGTTTACTCATTTTTAATCTGGATCGTTTTATCGTTTCAACTATTAAAAAAAGAGATCGCTTTATGGATGAATTCCTGCAGGCAACTCCCCGAATCATGCTGGCAATTATTATTGCTATCGTAATTTCAAAGCCACTCGAAATCAAAATTTTCGAAAAAGAAATCAATACCGTTTTGCTAAAGGAAAAAAATGAAATGGAACTGGCGAATAAAAAGCAGGTTGGCAATTACTTCCAATCGGATTTAGATAAAAATAAGGCTGACATTGCTGCTTTAAAGGCTGATATCCAGAAAAAAGAGAAAGAAGTAAATGATTTGTATTCTACTTACATTACAGAAGCCGAAGGAACTTCGGGAACCAAAAGATTAGGAAAAGGTCCGGTTTATAAAGAAAAAAGAGAAAAGCACGATGCTGCCTTAAAAGAATTCGAAAGCCTAAAAACCGCTAACGAAGCCAAAATTGCCGAAAAAGAAAAAGCAGGCACACAGCTTCAGGCTGATCTGGATAAAAAAGTTTCACAGACACAACCAATTATTGAAGGTTTTGACGGATTAATGGCGAGAATAAATGCCTTGAATAAATTGCCATGGCTTCCGTCATTTTTTATCATGCTGTTGTTTTTAGCAATCGAAACCTCTCCAATAATTGCTAAATTACTGGCTCCAAAAGGCGAATTCGATATAAAACAAGAAGAAGCCGAGACTGCCATGAAAGCTACTTTGGAACAAAATAAATACCAACGCGAGTTACTGATAAAAACTAGTGCTGAAATGCATGACAAAGTGTATGGGGATATTGCCGAAGATAAAAACCTGTACAATCTGCAGCGAAAAAATGCAACTGATTTGTTAGAATTGCAATCGCATAATTTTGTAGAGAAACAAAAGGCAACTTTATAG
- a CDS encoding pseudouridine synthase, with amino-acid sequence MNNKEGNNKRGGSRPNSSRSNSSKPKPPMAKRAQGPKKVNPAVKAAEEEKAAKLKKQNQAPKRQKASDEIRLNKYISNSGVCSRRDADIYIQSGNVKVNGVPVTEMGYLVKLNDVVNFDGVILTPEKKEYILLNKPKNFTTALDEGQEYRNVLELVRGATNAKIAAVGRMDKNTTGLLLFTNDNDMIRKFTLPNQKSSKIYQVSLDKNLKYEDLEKISKGLVLDGHRVFVEEISYIDNEPKSEVGLKLRTANVKVVRSIFESFEYNVLRIDRVSFAGLTKKNLPRGNWRFLTDQEIINLKNV; translated from the coding sequence ATGAACAACAAGGAAGGCAATAATAAAAGAGGCGGATCAAGGCCAAACAGCTCAAGATCAAACTCCAGCAAGCCGAAACCTCCTATGGCAAAGCGTGCGCAAGGGCCAAAAAAAGTGAATCCTGCTGTTAAAGCTGCGGAAGAAGAAAAAGCAGCAAAATTAAAAAAACAGAATCAGGCTCCAAAAAGACAAAAAGCTTCAGACGAAATTCGATTGAACAAATATATTTCGAATTCGGGTGTATGCTCGCGTCGAGATGCTGATATATACATTCAGTCCGGAAACGTAAAAGTAAATGGTGTTCCGGTAACTGAAATGGGTTATTTAGTAAAACTAAATGATGTTGTGAATTTTGACGGTGTTATCCTGACTCCCGAAAAGAAGGAATATATTTTACTAAATAAGCCAAAAAACTTTACTACGGCGTTAGATGAAGGTCAGGAATACCGCAATGTTCTGGAACTGGTGCGTGGTGCTACAAACGCTAAAATAGCAGCGGTAGGGAGAATGGATAAAAACACCACTGGATTATTATTGTTTACGAATGATAATGATATGATTCGTAAGTTTACTTTACCGAATCAGAAATCATCTAAAATCTATCAGGTTTCATTGGATAAAAACCTAAAATATGAGGATCTGGAAAAAATCAGCAAAGGATTGGTTTTGGATGGACACCGTGTTTTTGTAGAGGAAATAAGCTATATTGACAATGAGCCAAAAAGCGAAGTGGGCCTAAAATTGCGTACTGCGAATGTAAAAGTGGTTCGTTCAATTTTTGAGAGTTTTGAATATAATGTTTTGCGTATAGACCGTGTATCTTTTGCAGGTCTGACCAAAAAAAACTTACCAAGAGGAAACTGGCGTTTTCTGACAGATCAGGAAATCATCAATCTGAAAAACGTTTAA